Proteins encoded within one genomic window of Flavobacterium oreochromis:
- a CDS encoding response regulator transcription factor, with translation MNIKGEKKVLIADDHAVVCRGIEVLVRPAFEKATFSYANSIQQVLEAIEQNQYDVLLLDVNYADANLTQKISEIREKSAQAKIVVFTSGLSFKEFNILKKEVNAILTKQSEASAFIHTLETVFSSGNFVSSPVNEEKVKRLETLTERELDILECMLGGMGNKEMVYHLDIKESTISTLRKRILGKLDLTNNVELLNYFTENIL, from the coding sequence ATGAATATAAAAGGAGAAAAGAAAGTTTTGATTGCGGATGATCATGCAGTAGTGTGTCGCGGAATAGAAGTATTGGTGAGGCCCGCATTTGAAAAAGCAACATTTTCTTATGCTAATTCCATTCAACAAGTTTTAGAAGCAATAGAACAAAATCAATACGACGTACTATTATTAGATGTAAATTATGCTGATGCAAATTTAACTCAGAAAATTTCTGAAATTAGAGAAAAATCAGCACAAGCAAAGATTGTCGTTTTTACCAGTGGGTTATCATTTAAGGAATTTAATATTTTAAAAAAAGAAGTAAATGCTATTTTAACAAAACAGTCTGAGGCCTCTGCCTTTATACATACACTCGAAACCGTTTTTAGTTCAGGAAACTTTGTAAGTTCACCAGTAAATGAAGAAAAGGTAAAACGACTAGAAACACTGACTGAGAGAGAATTAGATATATTAGAGTGTATGTTAGGAGGGATGGGAAACAAAGAAATGGTATATCATTTAGATATAAAAGAATCAACTATATCAACACTTCGTAAAAGAATCCTAGGTAAGTTAGATTTAACAAACAATGTAGAACTATTAAATTATTTTACTGAAAATATATTGTAA
- a CDS encoding sensor histidine kinase, whose product MNKLQNKSYLSLIIILLLQILFFYLVFLEYKGEKQLLVITREDKVDRKFKDKAEKLSDLIEGTQSYFNKYILFRELPDLKKYNESLVLMAKHLNNLIIDQNQSTRLKNKIKNNVALNQNLINLKQKTDSIINERSTISQQLNLDEYLKPSNYKFEDVLNSVEFETDKKVDSVKKKGLFSRLGSALKGENDIQKEQINSILRIKFGKKVVSGDIKQQFKNVLLESQKHYNRQFGAIGRSLANIKKGEKNLIQKNQALVSAYREVNDKLRLMIDDVLDDNSVKIDEQAKLNKKVRFYMIITVMVLILFMLFVLLKYITDTFKVKRKLSEAKDQITKDLFLKNRIISTLTHEIKTPVSIINLYGAFMGNKNKDAELKEFFDTVVYTSNTLMHISNQALELVKNNEGEVNLNLESVNMSDETTAIVNSLKIFASSKNINLVFKNELPSNWVVAYDKAKFYQLVYNIVGNAVKFAKSTIEIVVRLEKNGDIESFLFTVKDDGIGIPKEDKEKIFDLEYQSRNNKSVDSLSLGLGLYLCKNIIKASNGTISVESELNKGSQIKFNLNFKK is encoded by the coding sequence ATGAATAAGCTTCAAAATAAATCTTACTTAAGCCTTATTATTATACTTTTATTGCAAATACTCTTTTTCTATTTAGTGTTTTTGGAATATAAAGGAGAAAAACAATTGTTAGTAATTACAAGAGAAGATAAAGTTGATAGAAAGTTTAAAGATAAAGCAGAAAAACTTTCTGATTTGATTGAGGGAACACAATCTTATTTTAATAAATATATTCTTTTTAGAGAATTACCCGATCTTAAAAAATATAATGAAAGCCTTGTTTTAATGGCTAAACATTTAAATAATCTAATCATAGATCAAAATCAAAGCACAAGACTAAAAAATAAGATTAAAAATAATGTAGCACTTAATCAAAATTTAATTAATTTAAAGCAAAAAACAGATTCTATAATTAATGAGAGATCAACAATTTCTCAGCAATTAAATTTAGATGAATACTTAAAGCCAAGTAATTATAAGTTTGAAGATGTTTTAAATAGTGTAGAATTTGAAACTGATAAAAAAGTAGATAGTGTAAAGAAAAAAGGCTTGTTTTCAAGATTAGGAAGTGCTTTAAAAGGAGAAAATGATATTCAAAAAGAACAAATCAATAGCATACTTCGCATCAAATTTGGCAAAAAAGTAGTTTCAGGTGATATAAAACAACAATTTAAAAATGTTTTATTGGAATCACAAAAACACTATAATAGACAATTTGGAGCGATTGGTAGAAGTTTAGCAAATATTAAGAAAGGAGAAAAGAATTTAATTCAGAAAAATCAAGCTTTAGTTTCTGCTTATCGTGAGGTAAATGATAAATTAAGACTAATGATTGATGATGTATTAGATGATAATTCTGTAAAAATAGACGAACAAGCTAAATTAAATAAGAAAGTTAGGTTCTATATGATTATTACTGTCATGGTTCTAATTTTATTTATGTTATTTGTTTTATTGAAATATATAACTGACACATTTAAAGTTAAAAGAAAATTATCAGAAGCTAAAGATCAAATAACAAAAGATTTATTTTTAAAGAATCGTATTATTTCAACATTGACTCATGAGATAAAAACCCCTGTAAGTATTATTAATTTATATGGAGCATTTATGGGAAATAAGAATAAAGATGCTGAATTAAAAGAATTTTTTGATACGGTTGTTTATACATCTAATACCCTAATGCATATTTCTAATCAAGCGTTAGAATTAGTGAAAAATAATGAAGGAGAAGTTAATTTGAACTTAGAATCTGTTAATATGTCAGATGAAACTACTGCTATTGTTAATTCATTAAAGATTTTTGCATCCTCAAAAAACATTAATTTGGTATTTAAAAATGAACTACCATCTAATTGGGTTGTAGCGTATGATAAAGCTAAATTTTATCAATTGGTATATAATATAGTTGGGAATGCAGTAAAATTTGCGAAATCAACAATAGAAATCGTAGTTAGGTTAGAAAAAAATGGAGACATAGAATCTTTTTTATTTACAGTGAAAGATGATGGAATCGGAATACCAAAAGAAGATAAAGAAAAAATATTTGATTTAGAATATCAAAGTAGAAACAATAAATCCGTCGATTCTTTAAGTTTAGGGTTAGGATTATATTTATGTAAAAATATTATTAAGGCAAGTAATGGCACAATTTCTGTTGAAAGCGAATTAAATAAAGGAAGCCAAATTAAGTTTAATCTGAATTTTAAAAAATAA
- a CDS encoding peptide chain release factor 3 → MSFNTEIQRRRTFGIISHPDAGKTTLTEKLLLFGGAIQEAGAVKSNKIKKGATSDFMEIERQRGISVATSVLAFNYKDKKINILDTPGHKDFAEDTFRTLTAVDSVIVVVDVAKGVEEQTVKLVEVCRMRNIPMIVFINKLDREGKDAFDLMDEVEKKLDLHVTPLSFPIGMGYDFQGIYNIWEKNINLFEGDSRKNIEETIAFEDVNNPELEKIIGEKAALKLREELELIEEVYPSFDREAYLKGDLQPVFFGSALNNFGVRELLDCFIEIAPSPRPKHSDTREVKPEENKFSGFVFKIHANMDPKHRDRLAFIKIVSGTFERNKPYLHVRHAKNLKFSSPNAFFAEKKEIVDISYPGDIVGLHDTGNFKIGDTLTEGEQMNFKGIPSFSPLHFRYINNADPLKAKQLEKGIDQLMDEGVAQLFTLEMNNRKVIGTVGALQYEVIQYRLEHEYGAKCTYENFPAFKACWIQPEDPKNEEFTEFKRIKQKFLAKDKYGQMVFLADSDFSIQMTQQKYPSVKLHFTSEFE, encoded by the coding sequence ATGAGTTTCAACACTGAAATACAACGCCGAAGAACTTTTGGAATCATATCGCATCCTGATGCAGGAAAAACAACTTTAACTGAAAAACTATTACTTTTTGGGGGAGCTATCCAAGAAGCAGGAGCTGTAAAAAGTAATAAAATCAAAAAAGGAGCTACTTCAGACTTCATGGAAATTGAACGTCAAAGAGGTATCTCTGTAGCTACTTCTGTTTTAGCTTTTAACTATAAAGATAAAAAGATTAACATTCTTGATACGCCTGGTCACAAAGATTTCGCGGAAGATACATTCCGAACATTAACAGCTGTTGATAGTGTTATTGTAGTAGTCGATGTCGCAAAAGGAGTTGAGGAACAAACTGTGAAATTAGTAGAAGTTTGTCGTATGCGTAATATCCCTATGATCGTTTTTATTAATAAATTAGATCGTGAGGGTAAAGATGCTTTTGATTTAATGGATGAAGTCGAAAAAAAATTGGACCTTCATGTTACACCTCTAAGTTTTCCTATTGGAATGGGATATGATTTCCAAGGAATTTATAATATTTGGGAAAAAAACATCAATTTATTCGAAGGTGATAGCAGAAAAAACATTGAAGAAACAATTGCTTTTGAAGACGTAAATAACCCTGAACTAGAAAAAATAATAGGAGAAAAAGCAGCTCTTAAGCTAAGAGAAGAATTAGAACTTATAGAGGAAGTATACCCTTCTTTTGATCGTGAGGCCTACTTAAAAGGAGATTTACAACCTGTTTTTTTTGGTTCTGCATTAAACAACTTTGGTGTACGAGAACTACTAGATTGTTTTATAGAAATTGCACCTTCTCCAAGACCCAAACACTCTGACACGAGAGAAGTTAAACCAGAGGAAAATAAATTTTCAGGATTTGTTTTTAAAATACATGCTAATATGGATCCAAAGCATCGAGATCGTTTAGCATTTATCAAAATTGTTTCAGGAACATTTGAACGGAACAAACCTTACTTACACGTTCGTCATGCTAAGAATCTAAAATTCTCAAGTCCAAATGCTTTTTTTGCTGAGAAAAAAGAAATTGTAGATATATCTTACCCTGGTGACATTGTTGGATTACACGATACTGGTAATTTTAAGATTGGTGATACTCTTACAGAAGGTGAACAAATGAATTTCAAAGGAATTCCTAGCTTCTCTCCTCTTCATTTTCGCTATATAAATAATGCAGACCCTTTAAAAGCAAAACAATTAGAAAAGGGAATTGATCAATTAATGGATGAAGGAGTCGCGCAGTTATTTACTTTAGAGATGAACAATCGTAAGGTTATTGGTACGGTTGGAGCTCTTCAATATGAAGTAATACAATACAGATTGGAACATGAATATGGAGCTAAATGTACCTATGAAAATTTCCCTGCTTTTAAAGCTTGTTGGATTCAACCTGAGGATCCTAAAAACGAAGAATTCACTGAATTTAAACGTATTAAGCAAAAATTCTTAGCAAAAGACAAATATGGTCAAATGGTATTTTTAGCAGATTCTGATTTTTCTATCCAAATGACACAACAAAAATATCCTAGTGTAAAATTACATTTTACTTCGGAATTTGAATAA
- a CDS encoding DUF3467 domain-containing protein, translated as MSNNLNQEQEGHINIELDEAIAEGTYSNLAIINHSNTEFVVDFINIMPGMPKAKVKSRIILTPEHAKRLTQALIDNIHRFEKAHGDIKEGEQPQIPLNFGPTGQA; from the coding sequence ATGAGTAATAATCTTAATCAAGAACAGGAAGGGCATATAAATATAGAATTGGATGAAGCAATTGCAGAGGGGACTTACTCGAATTTAGCTATTATAAATCATTCTAATACTGAGTTTGTAGTTGATTTTATTAATATAATGCCAGGTATGCCAAAAGCAAAAGTAAAATCAAGAATTATTTTAACTCCAGAACATGCTAAACGTTTGACTCAAGCTTTAATTGATAATATTCACCGATTCGAAAAAGCACATGGTGATATAAAAGAAGGAGAGCAGCCTCAGATTCCCTTAAATTTTGGACCAACAGGACAAGCTTAA